The following proteins are co-located in the Sandaracinaceae bacterium genome:
- a CDS encoding phosphoenolpyruvate carboxykinase (ATP), whose translation MAQQNPRPYNVEYLNNPSQEELRELALAHTPAVQQAKSGSVNKVSRNKSRVAAYTYIIDGSGLDRWSHQVIDPDKARDIIARQEAYIAEKGKLIAIDGYVGLGRGAFGATWLYTLEGANIAGMQQILAFPREDVETPAQLKEAFKPVFKLVYTPDLRLEDMPGRQAIIVDIENWTTYVIGADYFGESKKGVLRMLNEYSYQKGALVLHAGAKSVTRKDGTRVAMTVMGLSGTGKTTTTFSKQGDRTEPIQDDMVTLWPNGAISITENGCFAKTEGLSLESEPIIYEATIRGDAWLENAYLGEDGEYDFSKGVLSAAEVKRVREILLLTGANGANVDKYIAGEVKAEDVLDARGVPADGWDFVVWSQNGRSIVPMSSIPGAADFGNLPEVKSMGVLNRDEGPDAAMPGILRFTSPEQAAGFFMLGETSKTSAAGKDRGKTRSPFTQPFFPAKHGLQAQRFAELASTMSGVTMWLMNTGYVGGDANDVKADKALKVKIRHSSAMLEALLSEDIKWKVDPDFGYEIVDVDAPENAALVDKVPADILEPRRYFEKVGRAEDYKKWVAKMKSERREFLGRFAVAAPIIEATCA comes from the coding sequence ATGGCTCAGCAGAATCCACGCCCATACAACGTCGAGTACCTGAACAACCCGAGCCAAGAAGAGCTCCGGGAGCTGGCGCTCGCGCACACGCCCGCCGTCCAGCAGGCCAAGTCCGGCTCCGTGAACAAGGTCTCGCGCAACAAGTCGCGCGTCGCTGCGTACACGTACATCATCGACGGCTCCGGCCTCGACCGCTGGAGCCACCAGGTCATCGACCCGGACAAGGCCCGCGACATCATCGCCCGGCAGGAGGCCTACATCGCGGAGAAGGGCAAGCTCATCGCGATCGACGGCTACGTCGGCTTGGGCCGCGGCGCGTTCGGAGCCACCTGGCTCTACACGCTCGAGGGCGCGAACATCGCCGGCATGCAGCAGATCCTCGCGTTCCCGCGTGAGGACGTCGAGACGCCCGCGCAGCTGAAGGAGGCGTTCAAGCCGGTCTTCAAGCTGGTCTACACCCCGGACCTGCGCCTCGAGGACATGCCCGGTCGCCAGGCGATCATCGTCGACATCGAGAACTGGACCACGTACGTCATCGGCGCGGACTACTTCGGCGAGTCGAAGAAGGGCGTGCTCCGCATGCTCAACGAGTACTCGTACCAGAAGGGCGCGCTCGTCCTGCACGCCGGGGCCAAGTCGGTCACCCGCAAGGACGGCACCCGCGTCGCCATGACGGTCATGGGCCTGTCGGGCACCGGCAAGACCACCACCACGTTCTCCAAGCAGGGCGACCGCACCGAGCCAATCCAGGACGACATGGTCACCCTGTGGCCCAACGGCGCCATCAGCATCACGGAGAACGGCTGCTTCGCGAAGACCGAGGGTCTGTCGCTGGAGTCCGAGCCCATCATCTACGAGGCCACCATCCGCGGTGACGCGTGGCTCGAGAACGCCTACCTGGGCGAGGACGGCGAGTACGACTTCAGCAAGGGCGTGCTCTCGGCGGCCGAGGTGAAGCGCGTGCGCGAGATCCTGCTGCTCACCGGCGCCAACGGCGCGAACGTGGACAAGTACATCGCGGGCGAGGTCAAGGCCGAGGACGTGCTCGACGCGCGCGGCGTGCCGGCCGACGGCTGGGACTTCGTGGTGTGGAGCCAGAACGGCCGCTCCATCGTGCCGATGAGCTCCATCCCGGGCGCGGCGGACTTCGGCAACCTGCCCGAGGTGAAGTCCATGGGCGTGCTCAACCGTGACGAGGGTCCGGACGCGGCGATGCCCGGCATCCTGCGCTTCACCTCGCCGGAGCAGGCCGCTGGCTTCTTCATGCTGGGTGAGACCAGCAAGACCAGCGCCGCCGGCAAGGACCGCGGCAAGACCCGCTCGCCCTTCACGCAGCCCTTCTTCCCCGCCAAGCACGGCCTCCAGGCGCAGCGCTTCGCGGAGCTGGCCTCCACCATGAGCGGCGTGACCATGTGGCTCATGAACACCGGCTACGTCGGCGGCGACGCCAACGACGTGAAGGCGGACAAGGCCCTCAAGGTCAAGATCCGCCACAGCTCGGCCATGCTCGAGGCCCTCCTCAGCGAGGACATCAAGTGGAAGGTCGACCCGGACTTCGGCTACGAGATCGTGGACGTGGACGCGCCCGAGAACGCCGCGCTGGTGGACAAGGTCCCGGCCGACATCCTCGAGCCGCGCCGCTACTTCGAGAAGGTCGGTCGCGCGGAGGACTACAAGAAGTGGGTCGCGAAGATGAAGTCCGAGCGCCGCGAGTTCTTGGGCCGCTTCGCCGTGGCCGCGCCCATCATCGAGGCCACCTGCGCGTGA
- the deoC gene encoding deoxyribose-phosphate aldolase, translating to MHELASLIDHTLLRADAQSADYSQLCVEARTHGFATVCVPSAWVRFCAERLADAAPGITTVIGFPLGCVSTAAKVAEAQQAVRDGATELDVVVHLGALRDRHYRTVALDLSAVVQAAEGRIVKVILETAALSDELIRVGAAVAQSAGAQFVKTSTGFGPGGATVEAVALLRATVCSQIGVKASGGIRDIQSAQAMVAAGATRLGTSAGVAIVQGGAGGGAY from the coding sequence GTGCACGAACTCGCGTCCCTCATCGACCACACACTGCTGCGCGCCGACGCGCAGTCCGCCGACTACTCCCAGCTGTGCGTGGAGGCTCGCACACACGGGTTCGCGACGGTGTGCGTCCCCTCTGCGTGGGTGCGCTTCTGCGCGGAGCGCCTGGCGGACGCCGCGCCGGGCATCACGACCGTCATCGGATTCCCCCTGGGATGCGTCAGCACCGCCGCCAAAGTCGCCGAGGCCCAGCAAGCGGTCCGCGATGGCGCCACCGAGCTGGACGTGGTGGTGCACCTCGGCGCGCTGCGTGACCGTCACTACCGCACCGTCGCGCTGGACCTGTCCGCCGTCGTGCAGGCCGCGGAGGGGCGCATCGTGAAGGTGATCCTCGAGACCGCTGCGCTCAGCGACGAGCTCATACGCGTCGGGGCCGCCGTGGCGCAGTCGGCCGGTGCGCAGTTCGTGAAGACGTCGACGGGCTTCGGCCCCGGGGGCGCGACCGTCGAGGCGGTCGCCCTCCTGCGCGCCACTGTGTGCTCACAGATCGGCGTCAAGGCGTCGGGAGGCATCCGCGACATCCAGAGCGCGCAGGCCATGGTGGCCGCCGGAGCGACGCGGCTCGGGACCAGCGCGGGGGTGGCCATCGTTCAGGGTGGGGCCGGCGGCGGCGCGTACTGA
- a CDS encoding AI-2E family transporter — MTDGSDPTAPPSPPTRALPRTLIVAAGVVLTLVMVWVLRAVFTPLFFAFFIAYMLDPLVDRFEARGLPRGAGIAVLLAGTLGALVVAMLLVLPGIVSEFTAFAQALPGKLQDWVARLEPLLTRYGVPVPHTLDEALASLQVDAREVASSAVTPVSSALRWVAGGTASVFSAVAGGLMVPVFAFYLLYDFDRIVAAGGELVPYRHRPIVFRMAADIDEVLGHWVRGQFLVMVALGALYAVAFSLAGAPLAIPIGIIAGLLSFIPYVGGALGLGLALLTCAVEGRLWPSMGYVVVAFGIVQVLEGFVITPKLVGDKVGLSAVVVLLALMIGNELFGFLGVLMAVPGAAVVKIFVVRATRAYRASDFFGTPTDEPTPMPDTLAAALDDDGDGGGEPHEPDGAADDGAGASHDPSPRNEPHEPQSERRDDDDPAARPGDVPRAGPRDTSDPQAEASPARSDGGGVGASPQRPAEPTDDDAA; from the coding sequence ATGACCGACGGCTCCGACCCCACTGCGCCTCCGTCTCCTCCCACACGCGCGCTGCCGCGCACCCTCATCGTGGCCGCCGGCGTCGTCCTCACGCTGGTGATGGTGTGGGTGCTGCGCGCCGTCTTCACCCCTCTCTTCTTCGCGTTCTTCATCGCGTACATGCTCGACCCGTTGGTCGACCGCTTCGAAGCGCGCGGCCTGCCGCGCGGAGCGGGCATCGCGGTGCTGCTCGCGGGAACGCTCGGGGCCCTGGTGGTGGCGATGTTGCTGGTCCTCCCTGGCATCGTGTCGGAGTTCACCGCGTTCGCGCAGGCGCTCCCCGGAAAGCTGCAGGACTGGGTGGCGCGGCTCGAGCCGCTGCTCACGCGCTACGGCGTGCCAGTCCCCCACACGCTCGACGAAGCGCTCGCCAGCCTGCAGGTCGACGCGCGTGAGGTCGCCAGCAGCGCCGTGACGCCCGTGTCGTCCGCCCTGCGCTGGGTGGCGGGGGGGACGGCGTCCGTGTTCAGCGCCGTCGCAGGTGGGCTGATGGTGCCGGTGTTCGCTTTTTATCTCCTGTACGACTTCGACCGCATCGTCGCGGCGGGCGGAGAGCTCGTGCCCTACCGGCACAGGCCCATCGTGTTCCGCATGGCCGCCGACATCGACGAGGTCCTCGGACACTGGGTGCGGGGACAGTTCCTCGTGATGGTCGCGCTGGGCGCTCTGTATGCCGTGGCCTTCTCGCTCGCAGGCGCGCCCTTGGCCATCCCGATCGGGATCATCGCGGGGTTGTTGTCCTTCATCCCGTACGTCGGCGGCGCGCTGGGTCTCGGGCTGGCGCTCCTCACGTGCGCGGTCGAGGGTCGCCTGTGGCCGTCGATGGGCTACGTGGTCGTTGCGTTCGGGATCGTGCAGGTGCTCGAGGGCTTCGTGATCACCCCGAAGCTCGTCGGCGACAAGGTGGGGCTGAGCGCGGTGGTGGTGCTGCTCGCGTTGATGATCGGCAACGAGCTCTTCGGCTTCCTCGGCGTGCTTATGGCGGTGCCAGGGGCAGCGGTGGTGAAGATCTTCGTGGTGCGAGCCACGCGTGCCTACCGGGCCAGCGACTTCTTCGGGACTCCGACCGACGAGCCCACCCCGATGCCCGACACGCTCGCGGCAGCCCTGGACGACGACGGGGACGGCGGCGGCGAGCCGCACGAGCCGGACGGTGCCGCTGACGACGGCGCTGGCGCGAGCCACGACCCGAGCCCGCGGAACGAGCCTCACGAGCCGCAGAGCGAGCGGCGTGATGACGACGACCCCGCCGCCAGACCAGGCGACGTCCCGCGAGCAGGCCCACGAGACACCTCGGATCCGCAGGCCGAAGCCTCCCCCGCCCGCAGCGATGGGGGGGGCGTGGGAGCATCGCCGCAGCGCCCCGCCGAACCCACCGACGACGACGCTGCATGA
- a CDS encoding Hsp70 family protein translates to MAELVLGIDLGTTNSVVAVADGGSVRILADAEGRELLPSVVSFHPTGDVLVGYPARDRRMLDARNTFYSVKRLLGRPFRSDEVRRARERFAFELAESDNGGTVVRTRGETYALSEISAFVLRELRRVAEGATGKRCSKAVITVPANFSDLQRNATMAAGRVAGLEVLRVLNEPTAAALAYGYGQQGRERVAVFDMGGGTFDVSILELSGEVFEVIATAGDSYLGGDDIDGTVADLMAEAFLREHRVDPRTDPEAFERLRAAAEWAKCELTDQDEVDLRVEELAVGASGQALDLRYTLSRAKLHEIARPIIARAFDACETTMRAAGIRPTQLDNVILVGGSTRMPLVRTMVAEYFATEPRVEIDPDVVVAHGAALQAASLASGRRSQLARVALRKVHMERVATDRLVAAPGAYVPGLAGGSGGDGYKPAPPSAFMAPAAAKPPPPLAAATRRLSERAPAPDPSEELDALELEELVPVPAARVGPPTAPARPVAIQPVVRVRGSAPSDRPAAPQPPPELEPAGPPPLLLDVTPLSLGVETVSGFCHTVIPRNTAMPAENTQTFSTGRDGQTFISVRICQGEEKSLEDNQVLGVVELDGLRDAARGAVRIDVTFVIDADGALSVQARDLETGREQQVRIRRLGEIDESELDALRARMEARYRPGGEVAPTERQEAPRA, encoded by the coding sequence ATGGCGGAATTGGTGTTGGGCATCGATCTAGGCACCACCAACTCGGTGGTCGCGGTCGCAGACGGCGGCTCGGTGCGCATCCTCGCCGACGCGGAGGGCCGCGAGCTCTTGCCCTCCGTCGTGTCGTTCCATCCCACGGGGGACGTGCTGGTGGGCTACCCAGCCCGCGACCGTCGCATGCTGGACGCGCGCAACACGTTCTATTCGGTGAAGCGCCTGCTGGGGCGACCCTTCCGCTCGGACGAGGTGCGACGGGCGCGCGAGCGTTTCGCGTTCGAGCTGGCCGAGAGCGACAACGGCGGCACGGTGGTGCGCACGCGCGGCGAGACCTACGCGCTGAGCGAGATCTCGGCCTTCGTGTTGCGCGAGCTGAGGCGGGTGGCCGAGGGGGCGACTGGCAAGCGCTGCTCCAAGGCGGTCATCACGGTCCCCGCGAACTTCAGCGACCTACAGCGCAACGCCACCATGGCCGCCGGACGCGTGGCGGGCCTCGAGGTGCTGCGCGTGCTGAACGAGCCGACCGCAGCGGCGCTAGCCTACGGCTACGGCCAGCAGGGGCGGGAGCGGGTAGCGGTGTTCGACATGGGCGGCGGCACCTTCGATGTCAGCATCCTCGAGCTCTCGGGGGAGGTCTTCGAGGTCATCGCGACGGCGGGCGACAGCTACCTCGGGGGCGACGACATCGACGGCACCGTGGCCGACCTCATGGCGGAAGCGTTCCTGCGCGAGCACCGCGTGGACCCCCGCACCGACCCAGAAGCGTTCGAGCGCCTGCGCGCTGCCGCCGAGTGGGCCAAGTGTGAGCTGACCGACCAGGACGAGGTGGACCTGCGCGTCGAGGAGCTCGCGGTCGGGGCCTCTGGGCAGGCGCTCGACCTGCGCTACACCCTCTCGCGGGCCAAGCTGCACGAGATCGCGCGGCCCATCATCGCGCGCGCGTTCGACGCTTGCGAGACGACGATGAGGGCGGCGGGTATCCGGCCGACTCAGCTGGACAACGTCATCCTGGTGGGCGGCTCCACGCGCATGCCGTTGGTGCGGACCATGGTGGCCGAGTACTTCGCCACCGAGCCGCGCGTGGAGATCGATCCCGACGTGGTCGTCGCGCACGGCGCCGCGCTGCAGGCGGCCTCCTTGGCGAGTGGGCGCCGCTCGCAGCTGGCCCGCGTGGCGCTGCGCAAGGTGCACATGGAGCGGGTGGCGACGGACCGGCTGGTGGCCGCTCCCGGGGCCTACGTCCCTGGGCTCGCCGGCGGTTCCGGGGGAGACGGGTACAAGCCCGCGCCTCCGAGCGCGTTCATGGCGCCCGCAGCCGCGAAGCCTCCCCCGCCGCTCGCAGCCGCGACGCGACGCCTCTCCGAGCGCGCCCCCGCGCCCGACCCTTCGGAGGAGCTCGACGCGCTGGAGCTGGAGGAGCTCGTGCCCGTGCCCGCGGCTCGGGTCGGGCCACCTACGGCGCCGGCGCGGCCGGTCGCGATTCAGCCCGTCGTCCGTGTGCGGGGGTCCGCGCCCTCGGACCGCCCCGCGGCTCCGCAGCCTCCGCCCGAGCTCGAGCCCGCTGGGCCGCCGCCCTTGCTGCTGGACGTCACCCCTCTGTCGCTTGGGGTCGAGACGGTGTCCGGTTTCTGCCACACGGTCATCCCCCGCAACACTGCCATGCCGGCCGAGAACACCCAGACGTTCAGCACGGGTCGCGATGGTCAGACCTTCATCTCCGTCCGAATCTGCCAAGGCGAGGAGAAGAGCCTGGAGGACAACCAAGTGCTCGGCGTCGTGGAGCTGGATGGGTTGCGGGACGCCGCCCGCGGCGCCGTGCGCATCGACGTCACGTTCGTGATCGACGCCGACGGGGCGCTGTCCGTGCAGGCCCGCGATCTCGAGACGGGCCGCGAGCAGCAGGTGCGCATCCGGCGTCTGGGCGAGATCGACGAGTCGGAGCTCGACGCGCTGCGTGCGCGGATGGAGGCCCGCTATCGACCAGGTGGCGAGGTGGCGCCAACAGAGCGGCAGGAGGCGCCACGCGCATGA
- the gyrA gene encoding DNA gyrase subunit A, translating to MAETQKKFPVTIEDEMRKSYLDYAMSVIIGRAIPDARDGLKPVHRRILYSMHEQKVTASSSYKKSARIVGDVLGKYHPHGDSAVYDALVRMAQDFALRYPLVDGQGNFGSVDGDPAAAMRYTEVRMSRLASELLADIDKETVDFGPNFDESEHEPLVLPSRVPNLLINGSGGIAVGMATNIPPHNLAEVVDATIRLIENPRLSNDALMEDDPETGRLGVKGPDFPTAGYIYGRAGIIQAYRTGRGRVVMRARASIEPIPGKGDREMIVVTEIPYQVNKAELLKKIAQLVREKRIEGIADLRDESDREGMRMVIELKRDAHGEIVLNTLYQMTALQSTFGYNCLAIVGQRPKLLDLRSGLLHFIDHRREVVTRRTRYDLRQALAQRELVEGLGMAVTEIDLVISTIRASQTTDEARSALQQLPLKGLEEFVRRAGRPEEEIQKAAARGDYYLSERQAKAILEMRLSKLTGLEREKLAGEYGGLCELIAHLEAILASEKLLLGVIVDELQEVRDKYGDPRRTEIVEAEGDLSIEDLVPDEEVVVTVTHRGYIKRVPLSEYREQGRGGKGLRAMDTRDEDFVKWVYVVNAHAHMLFLSADGKAFTRRVFEIPQMARTARGRPMVNFVGFEEGGAVAAMVPIREFVDDGYLLTVTVGGKVKRTALSAYENIRQTGIIGVGIDEGDSLLAARVVSDGQEVLIGSAQGMSIRFGVDDVRPTGRDTRGVRGMDLSEGDRVIAMDVVESEDTQQVLTVSANGYGKRTPVSEWRVQSRAGKGIIAMDTSERNGELVCLRLVLPGDGLMVITDGGLVIRTRVAEIRETGRNTQGVRVIRLKDGERVVDVEPLSDDDESDGDAGNVDGDTVGAANADGTGEGNAPSLADQVPSVGAETPAAGAPASDDNDDNDDNDDNDDA from the coding sequence ATGGCCGAGACTCAGAAGAAGTTCCCCGTCACCATCGAAGACGAGATGCGCAAGTCGTATCTCGACTACGCGATGAGCGTCATCATCGGGCGCGCCATCCCGGACGCGCGTGACGGCCTCAAGCCGGTGCACCGCCGCATCCTCTACTCGATGCACGAGCAGAAGGTCACCGCCAGCTCCTCGTACAAGAAGAGCGCGCGCATCGTCGGTGACGTCCTCGGCAAGTACCACCCGCACGGTGACAGCGCCGTGTACGACGCGCTCGTGCGCATGGCGCAGGACTTTGCGCTGCGGTACCCGCTGGTGGACGGGCAGGGCAACTTCGGCTCGGTGGACGGCGATCCGGCCGCGGCCATGCGCTACACGGAGGTGCGCATGTCGCGCCTGGCCTCCGAGCTGCTGGCCGACATCGACAAGGAGACGGTCGACTTCGGCCCGAACTTCGACGAGTCGGAGCACGAGCCCCTGGTGCTCCCCAGCCGTGTCCCCAACCTGCTGATCAACGGCAGCGGCGGCATCGCGGTCGGCATGGCCACCAACATCCCGCCACACAACCTGGCGGAGGTGGTGGACGCCACCATCCGGCTCATCGAGAACCCCCGGCTCTCGAACGACGCGCTCATGGAGGACGACCCGGAGACGGGCCGCCTGGGCGTGAAGGGGCCCGACTTTCCCACCGCGGGCTACATCTACGGACGCGCCGGCATCATCCAGGCCTACCGCACGGGTCGCGGTCGCGTCGTCATGCGCGCGCGTGCCAGCATCGAGCCCATCCCGGGCAAGGGCGACCGCGAAATGATCGTGGTCACGGAGATCCCGTACCAGGTCAACAAGGCCGAGCTGCTCAAGAAGATCGCGCAGCTGGTGCGCGAGAAGCGCATCGAGGGCATTGCCGACCTGCGCGACGAGAGCGACCGCGAGGGCATGCGCATGGTCATCGAGCTGAAGCGCGACGCCCACGGCGAGATCGTGCTCAACACGCTCTACCAGATGACCGCGCTGCAGAGCACGTTCGGCTACAACTGCCTCGCCATCGTGGGGCAGCGTCCGAAGCTGCTCGACCTGCGCAGCGGGCTCCTGCACTTCATCGACCACCGCCGCGAGGTGGTGACCCGCCGCACCCGCTACGACCTGCGGCAGGCGCTCGCGCAGCGTGAGCTGGTCGAGGGTCTCGGTATGGCCGTGACCGAGATCGATCTGGTCATCTCCACCATCCGCGCGTCGCAGACCACGGACGAGGCGCGCTCGGCGTTGCAGCAGCTGCCGCTCAAGGGGCTCGAGGAGTTCGTGCGGCGCGCGGGCCGGCCCGAGGAAGAGATCCAGAAGGCCGCCGCGCGGGGCGACTACTACCTGTCCGAGCGGCAGGCCAAGGCCATCCTGGAGATGCGCCTCAGCAAGCTGACCGGCCTCGAGCGCGAGAAGCTGGCTGGCGAGTATGGCGGGCTGTGCGAGCTGATCGCGCACCTCGAGGCCATCCTGGCCAGCGAGAAGCTGCTGCTGGGCGTCATCGTCGACGAGCTGCAGGAGGTGCGCGACAAGTACGGCGACCCGCGCCGCACGGAGATCGTCGAGGCCGAGGGCGACCTGAGCATCGAGGACCTGGTGCCCGACGAAGAGGTCGTGGTGACCGTCACGCACCGCGGCTACATCAAGCGCGTGCCGCTCAGCGAGTACCGCGAGCAGGGCCGCGGCGGCAAGGGCCTGCGCGCGATGGACACGCGCGACGAGGACTTCGTCAAGTGGGTCTACGTCGTCAACGCGCACGCGCACATGCTGTTCTTGAGCGCCGACGGAAAAGCGTTCACACGGCGCGTCTTCGAGATCCCGCAGATGGCGCGCACGGCGCGCGGCCGGCCGATGGTGAACTTCGTCGGGTTCGAGGAGGGCGGGGCCGTGGCGGCTATGGTGCCCATCCGCGAGTTCGTGGACGACGGCTACCTCCTGACCGTCACGGTCGGCGGCAAGGTCAAGCGCACCGCGCTCTCCGCGTACGAGAACATCCGGCAGACGGGCATCATCGGCGTGGGCATCGACGAGGGTGACTCGCTGCTCGCCGCGCGGGTGGTGTCGGACGGGCAGGAGGTCCTCATCGGCTCGGCGCAGGGCATGAGCATCCGCTTCGGCGTGGACGACGTGCGCCCCACGGGGCGTGACACGCGCGGCGTGCGCGGCATGGACCTGAGCGAGGGCGACCGCGTCATCGCCATGGACGTCGTCGAGTCCGAGGACACGCAGCAGGTCCTGACCGTGAGCGCCAACGGCTACGGCAAGCGCACGCCCGTGAGCGAGTGGCGTGTGCAGTCTCGCGCAGGCAAGGGCATCATCGCGATGGACACCTCGGAGCGCAACGGCGAGCTCGTGTGCCTGCGCCTGGTGCTGCCGGGCGACGGCCTGATGGTCATCACGGACGGCGGGCTGGTCATCCGGACACGCGTCGCGGAGATTCGCGAGACGGGGCGCAACACGCAGGGCGTGCGCGTCATCCGCCTCAAGGACGGCGAGCGGGTCGTGGACGTGGAGCCGCTGAGCGACGACGACGAGAGCGACGGCGACGCAGGCAACGTCGACGGCGACACCGTTGGCGCCGCCAACGCGGACGGGACCGGGGAGGGCAACGCCCCGTCGCTGGCCGATCAGGTGCCTTCCGTGGGCGCCGAGACCCCTGCGGCCGGTGCCCCGGCTTCCGACGACAACGACGACAACGACGACAACGACGACAACGACGACGCGTAG
- a CDS encoding thioredoxin, whose translation MTVIAVTDATFEREVLAAELPVLIDLYADWCQPCKQLAPVVAGIAGELQGIIKVVKIDIERSPGVAQMFRVQSIPMLVVMHGGRPVAAEQGVLDRAQLLEMLAPFLPQAATALKPAELAQLLKQGQVLPVDVRDERSFGRFRIPGAINVPVETAATRVAELAPTDGRLRVLYSRTEDDAKQLADTLGKQGVEVGFLSGGFLHWEADGLEVERG comes from the coding sequence ATGACCGTCATCGCCGTGACCGACGCGACCTTCGAGCGCGAAGTCCTCGCCGCCGAGCTGCCCGTCCTGATCGACCTGTACGCCGACTGGTGCCAACCATGCAAGCAGCTGGCGCCCGTCGTCGCGGGCATCGCGGGTGAGCTGCAAGGCATCATCAAGGTCGTCAAAATCGACATCGAGCGCAGCCCGGGCGTGGCACAGATGTTCCGCGTCCAGAGCATCCCGATGCTGGTCGTGATGCACGGCGGTCGGCCCGTCGCGGCCGAGCAGGGCGTGCTGGACCGCGCCCAGCTGCTCGAGATGCTCGCGCCGTTCCTGCCGCAGGCCGCCACGGCCCTCAAGCCGGCCGAGCTCGCGCAGCTGCTCAAGCAGGGTCAGGTTCTGCCCGTGGACGTGCGTGACGAGCGCAGCTTCGGGCGCTTCCGCATCCCGGGCGCCATCAACGTCCCCGTGGAGACCGCGGCCACGCGCGTTGCGGAGCTGGCGCCGACGGATGGTCGCTTGCGCGTGCTCTACTCCCGTACCGAGGACGACGCGAAGCAGCTCGCGGACACGCTCGGCAAGCAGGGTGTCGAGGTGGGCTTCCTCTCGGGCGGGTTCCTCCACTGGGAGGCCGACGGGCTCGAGGTCGAGCGCGGGTGA
- a CDS encoding type IV pilus twitching motility protein PilT: protein MHVQLEPGEPQINRLLRLMKMVNASDLHLSANVVAMVRKDGEIHPLERREAYSSDEIAAMIAEIMPERSRIEFDETNDADFAHNIPGLCRFRANVFRDRHGVGAVFRQIPFELLSVEQIGVPPKVLDLCWLTKGLVVVTGPTGSGKSTTLSTLIDFINMNRADHIITIEDPIEFVHPNKRCLVNQREIGEHTTGFKRALRAALREDPDIVLVGEMRDLETIAIAIETAETGHLVFGTLHTTSAASTVDRIIDQFPADQQEQIRIMLSESFRGCIAQVLCKKKGGGRIAAYEVLIGNSAVANLIREGKTVQLKSVMQTGRNLGMQTMNDHLLQHVKNDLVTPEEAYMKSNDKQLMKSLLAAEGFSVDLPQG, encoded by the coding sequence ATGCACGTCCAGCTCGAACCCGGTGAGCCGCAGATCAACCGCCTCTTGCGCCTGATGAAGATGGTCAACGCCAGCGACCTGCACCTCTCGGCCAACGTCGTGGCCATGGTGCGCAAGGACGGTGAGATCCACCCCCTCGAGCGCCGCGAGGCTTACAGCTCGGACGAGATCGCCGCCATGATCGCCGAGATCATGCCCGAGCGCAGCCGCATCGAGTTCGACGAGACCAACGACGCGGACTTCGCACACAACATCCCGGGCTTGTGCCGCTTCCGCGCGAACGTCTTTCGCGACCGGCACGGCGTGGGCGCCGTGTTCCGCCAGATCCCATTCGAGCTGCTCTCCGTCGAGCAGATCGGCGTGCCACCCAAGGTCCTGGATCTGTGCTGGCTCACCAAGGGTTTGGTGGTGGTCACCGGCCCGACTGGTAGCGGCAAGTCGACGACGCTCTCCACGTTGATCGACTTCATCAACATGAACCGGGCGGACCACATCATCACGATCGAGGATCCCATCGAGTTCGTGCACCCCAACAAGCGCTGCCTCGTGAACCAGCGCGAGATCGGCGAGCACACCACGGGCTTCAAGCGGGCGCTGCGCGCCGCGCTGCGCGAGGACCCGGACATCGTGTTGGTGGGCGAGATGCGCGACCTCGAGACCATCGCCATCGCGATCGAGACGGCGGAGACCGGACACTTGGTGTTCGGGACGCTGCACACCACGAGCGCGGCGAGCACCGTGGACCGCATCATCGATCAGTTCCCGGCCGACCAACAGGAGCAGATCCGCATCATGCTCAGCGAGTCGTTCCGCGGCTGCATCGCCCAGGTGCTCTGCAAGAAGAAAGGCGGCGGTCGCATCGCGGCCTACGAGGTGCTCATCGGCAACAGCGCGGTCGCCAACCTCATCCGCGAGGGCAAGACGGTGCAGCTCAAGAGCGTCATGCAGACCGGCCGGAACCTCGGAATGCAGACCATGAACGACCACCTGCTGCAGCACGTCAAGAACGACCTCGTCACGCCGGAGGAGGCCTACATGAAGTCCAACGACAAGCAGCTCATGAAGTCGTTGCTGGCCGCCGAGGGCTTCTCGGTCGACCTACCCCAGGGCTGA